TTCTCGCCGCGCTCACGGGCGATCCGGTTCGACGCGCGCAGCGCCTGGTAGAGCACCGCCGCGAAGTAGGCGTTGGTGAAGTCCAGGCCCTCCTCCGAGCCGTAGTAGATGTGCTCGCGGCCGAGGTAGCCGTGCAGGTTCATCTGGCCCAGGCCGATGGCGTGGGCGGCGTCGTTGCCCTCCCGGATGGACGGGACCGAGTCGATGGAGGTGGACTCGGCCACGGCGGTGAGGCCGCGGATGGCGGTCTCGACGGTGGAGGCGAAGTCCGGGGAATCCATCGCCATGGCGATGTTGAGGGAACCGAGGTTGCAGGAGATGTCCTCACCGATGTGCTCGTAGGTGAGGTCCTCGTTGTACACCGACGGGGTGTTGACCTGCAGGATCTCGGAGCACAGATTGGACATGTTGATCCGGCCCTCGATGGGGTTCGCGGCGTTGACCGTGTCCTCGAACATGATGTACGGGTATCCGGACTCGAACTGGATCTCCGCCAGCGTCTGGAAGAAGTGGCGGGCGGACATCTTGGTCTTGCGGATCCGCGGATCCTCCACCATCTCGTGGTAGTGCTCGGACACGGAGATGTCGCCGAAGGGCTTGCCGTAGACGCGCTCGACGTCGTACGGGGAGAACATGTACATGTCGTCGTTGCGCTTGGCCAGCTCGAAGGTGATGTCCGGGATGACCACACCGAGGGAGAGAGTCTTGATGCGGATCTTCTCGTCCGCGTTCTCCCGCTTGGTGTCCAGGAAGGACATGATGTCCGGGTGGTGGGCGTTGAGGTACACCGCACCGGCACCCTGGCGGGCACCGAGCTGGTTGGCGTAGGAGAACGAGTCCTCGAGCAGCTTCATCACGGGGATGACACCGGAGGACTGGTTCTCGATGTGCTTGATCGGCGCGCCCGACTCACGCAGGTTGCTCAGCAGCAGGGCGACGCCGCCGCCGCGCTTGGACAGCTGCAGGGCGGAGTTGATGGCGCGGCCGATGGACTCCATGTTGTCCTCGATACGCAGCAGGAAGCAGGACACCAGCTCGCCGCGCTGGGCCTTGCCGGCGTTGAGGAAGGTCGGGGTGGCCGGCTGGAAACGCCCGGACATGATCTCGTCGACGAGGTTCTCCGCCAGGGAGCGGTCCCCGTTGGCGAGGAAGAGGGCGGTCATGGACACCCGGTCCTCGAAACGCTCGAGGTAGCGGCGACCGTCGAAGGTCTTCAGCGTGTAGGAGGTGTAGTACTTGTAGGCGCCCAGGAAGGTCTGGAACCGGAACTTGAAGGCGTAGGCGCGCTTGAACAGCGTCTTCACGAACTCGAAGTCGTAGAGTGCCAGCACCTCAGGCTCGTAGTAGTTGTTGTCGATGAGGTACTTGAGCTTCTCCTCCAGGTCGTGGAAGTACACGGTGTTCTGGTTGACGTGCTGGAGGAAGAACTGGTTGGCCGCCTCACGGTCCTTGTCGAACTGGATCCGGCCCGCATCGTCATACAGGTTGAGCAGGGCGTTGAGGGCGTGGTAATCCAGCTGGTCAGCGGCCTTGACCGGCTCGGCAACGGACTTACCCAGGGGGGTGATCGAGGTGGTCAACGTGAGAGGACCTTTCAGTAGTGACAACGTGTCATCGGTTTTTTTAAGGAGAATGCTGTTCTAGTGCGCGGTGCCGGCGGTGGCCGGAAGTGGCCGCAGGCCGAGCTGCTCGGCGTTGGTGAGCAGCCCCTCCCGCAGGATACCCACGTCCTCCGGCGTGCCCATGAGTTCGAAGCGGTAGACGTAGGGGACCTTGCACTTCTTCGAGATCACCTCGCCGGCCAGACCGTAGTCCGTGCCGAAGTTGGTGTTGCCCCCGGCCACCACCGCGCGAATGAGACCGCGGTTGTGTTCGTTGTTGAGGAAGCGGATGACCTGGACGGGCACCGGGCGGGAGTTCTCACCGCTGATCGACGCCCCTCCCCGTATGTCGGGCACACCAGCACGTAGGGCTCGTCGACGATGAGCGGTTCGTCAGCCTTGTGCAGCGGGATCCGCACGTTCGGCAGGTCCAGCTTCTCGACGAAACGGCGCGTGTTCTCCGTGACGGAGGAGAAATACACGACGAGCACGACGACTCACGTCCAATCTCAGGTGGTCTCTGGTGGGGCAGCTACGGGGGACTGTCCGGGGATAAAGCAAAACCGCCCAGATTCGTGGGCGGCGGTGGGTCGGCCCCGACACTCCCGGTCGGGCCGGCCGGCAGGTGCCGGAGGTGGACTAGGCCACCACGGCGGTGAGGTTGTTGATGCGCTCCGGGCGGAAACCCGACCAGTGCTCACCGTTGGCCTCGACGACCGGGGCCTGGAGGTAGCCCAGGGCGAGGACGTAGTCGCGGGCCTCATCGTCGAGGCTGATGTCGACGGTGTCGTAATCCAGGCCGGCTCGGTCCAGGGCCTTCTTGGTGGCCTTGCACTGGACGCAGGCGGGCTTGGTGTAGAGGGTGATAGCCATGGGGAGTGGTCCTCTTTCTCAACGAATGACGTCTAAAAGTCGGGTGATCCGCGTTCTTCTCTGGGTTCTTCTCCGGATCCGCTGCCATTCGGCGGCGACATGAAACGACACTATACTTTGTGGTGGAAACCCGCAACTAGCACCACATATAGTAGTTACATCGATGAAACTCCCAGGACACACCACCCCGGAGGCCCACATGTTGACCCGGCTCGGGGGCGGGACCACAACCGTGAAACAACAACCGTGGGATTTGTGCAGTTCGCAGCCCGGCGCGTTATGCAATTGTTATCTTCGGCCGGAATGCTGGGCACGGTACCACCCCGGCCCCTCCCCCACGTTCACGCGTCTCGCCCGCCCGGGGCAGTGCCCGCCAACGACGACAGCCGCCCACCCCACGAGGGAGTGGACGGCTGCCACCTGAAGCTCACACGCGACTTAACCCTGGCGGGCCTTGAAGCGCGGCTCCTTCTTGTTGATCACATAGACCTTGCCACGACGACGCACAACCTGGGCGCCCGGCTTATTCTTCAGCGACCGAAGCGACTTGCGGACCTTCATCGGGCGCTCCTTTCTGTATGCGCGATATCGGAATGCGACTAATTTTCCTGCAGTGACCGGGGATCCCCCGCCGATTGACTCGGCGAGTCCACCAGCCATGACACGAGGGGATATGTTACCCGACGATCCGGCGATCCACCAAAACCCGGGTGTCAGCGGTCGAATCGTTCCTTGAGTTCCCGGCCGACCTCCTCGAGACTGCGGCCGGTGGTCTCCGGGATGAAGGTGCGGACGAAGCCGAGCGCGACGATGCCGAGGACGGCGAACATGACGAACGTCCCGGACCCGGACAGCAGCGCGACGAGCGGGAGGAAGAACTGTGCGACGGCCCAGTTGGCCACCCACAGCGCCAGGCCGGCGATGCCCATGCCCAGGCCGCGGATCTTCACCGGCACGAGCTCGGAGATGAGCAGCCACGTCGTCGGCGACACGGCGGCCTGCTGGAAGGCGATGAACAGGGCCATGAGGGCGAGGGAGAGCATGGCCACCGCGGTGTTGCCGTCAGCGAAGCGGTAGGCGACGGCCAGGGCGATCAGGGAGATGACGTTGCCGGTCAGGCCGATGAGCAGGAGGCGACGGCGGCCGACGCGGTCGACGATCTGCAGCCCCACCCAGCAGGCGATGACGCTGACCACGCCGATGACAATGGCGGTGTACACCGAGTTCTCGGTGGAGATGCCCACCTGGTTCATCATCGTGGGCGCGAAGTACACGATGGCGTTGACGCCGGTGATCTGCTGCGTGATGCCGATGCACATCGCCACCAGCACGGTGATCCGCAGCCAACGGTGCGCCTTCAGCGCCTGCCACTCACTGCGCCTGCTTATCGACGCCCCGTCCCCCACCCGGTCCTCGATGTCCAGCTCCGCGAGCGTCATCCCCGCCCGCGCCGCGGTCTCCCGGGCCTTGTCCAGCCGCCCGCGGCGGGCGTACCAGACGGGGGTGTCGGCGAGGAACCACATGCCCACGACGAGGATGGCGCCCGGAACGGCCGCCATGCCGAGCATGAGGTGCCAGTTGCCGGTCGGCGCGAGTGCGGAGTTGACCAGGTAGGCGAGGAGCTGGCCGACGACGATCATGAAGGTGTTGAGCGAGACCATCTTGCCCCGCACGTCCCCGGGCACCTTCTCGGAGATGTACATGGGCACGACGATGCTCACCGCGCCGACGGCGACGCCGAGGAAGGTGCGGGCCGCGCCGAGCATGAGGACGGTCAGGGCCACGGCGCACCACAGGGAACCGAGGACGAAGATGAGGCCACCGATGATGAGTGTCATGCGCCGCCCGAGCCGGTCGGCGATCTGGCCACCGGTGAGGGCGCCGACGGCGGCGCCGACGAGCAGCATGGAGGTCACCCACCCCTCCTCCGTCGGGCCCATGTCGAACTCGGGGCTGATGAAGAGGAGGGCGCCGGACATCACTCCGGTGTCATAACCGAAGAGGAGTCCGCCGAGCGCGGCGACGGCCGCGACGATCCGCACGTACCGGCGGGTGGTGTCAGTCTGTTTCACAAACCAGGATTGTTCCACCGCACTACGATGACTGTCATGTCTGCGAACCCGGATGCCCTGCAGCGCGAGATCATCTCCGCCCTGCATGTGAAGCCCTTGATCGATCCAGCAGAAGAGGTCCACAATCGTGTCACCTTTCTGGCCGACTACCTCCGGAACAGCGGTGCCCGCGGATTCGTCCTCGGCATCTCCGGCGGCCAGGACTCCACCCTCGGCGGCCGCCTCGCCCAGCTGGCGGTCGAGCAGGTCCGCTCCCGTGGCGGCGACGCCGAGTTCTGGGCGGTGCGCCTGCCCCACGGCGTCCAGTCGGACGAGGACGACGCCCAGATCGCCCTCGACTTCATCAACCCCGACCACCGCCTGACGGTCGACATCGCCCCCGCCACCGCCGGGATATCGGACGCGGTGGCCGACGCCCTCGGCCAGCCCGAGCTCGGCGACTTCAACGAGGGCAACGTCAAGGCCCGCCAGCGCATGATCGCCCAGTACGCCATCGCCGGGGAGAAGGGGGCCCTGGTGATCGGTACGGACCACGCGGCGGAGAACGTCACCGCCTTCTTCACCAAGTTCGGCGACGGCGCCGCGGACCTCCTGCCGCTGGCCGGCCTGAACAAACGGCAGGGCGCGTTGATCCTCGAGTACCTCGAGGCTCCGGAATCCACGTGGACCAAGGTGCCCACGGCCGACCTGGAGGACGACCGCCCGGCACTGCCCGACGAGGAGGCCCTCGGCGTGACCTACCGGCACATCGACGACTACCTCGAGGGCCGCGACGTCCCGGACGCCGCACGCGAGCGCATCGAGCACCTGTGGCGGGTGGGCCAGCACAAGCGCCACCTCCCGCCGGGCCCGGCCGAGACCTGGTGGCGCAGTTGGGTCACACCCAGCCGCTCACAGGAGGCCAGCGCCGCGGTGACCAGCGGGCGGGCGTAGCCCGGGCCGTGCGTGAGCGTGTGCACGGCCAACGGGTGGAGCTGGTGCATCGGGATCCATTCCCGGAAGTCCCGCGCCAGGTGCCGGATCTCCCCGTAGCCGGCGAAGATGTCGTCGAGGTACGGGGCACCGAACAGGGCGAGCATGCCCAGATCGGTCTCCGGGTGCCCACCGTGGGCGGCCGGGTCGATGAAGGCCGGGCCGTCCTCACCGAACAACAGGTTGCCCGACCACAGATCACCGTGGATGCGGGCGGGCTCGACATCCCAGGTCGCCTCCTCGATGGCGGCGCAGGCCCGTTCGACGTGGCGCAGCCCGTCGACGTCGAGATTTCCCGCCTCCTGGGCCTGGCGGGCGAAGGGCAGGACCCGCTGGCGGGTGTAGAACCGCCCCCAGTGGTCCGTCGGGGTGCACTCCTGGGGCTGGGTGCCGATGTAGTTCGGCCCGTCCCACCCCGGTGGCGGTGAGCCGAAGGCCGGTGCCCCGGCGAGGTGGATGCACGCCAGTTCCCGGCCGGCGATGCGCGCGGCCTGGCGGGTGGGTGCGGTGGTGATCACCCGCGACGTCGTCACGCTGTGGTCATCCACGGCGACGACCTCCACCACGTGGTCGGAGGCCTCCCGCAACCACCGCAGACCGGCCGCCTCCGCCTCGGCGGAGCGGGGCTCACGGGGGCGTTTGGTGAACACCGTCAGTACCGGTCCGGCTCCTCGGCGATGGTGAACTGCCGACCGGAGATCTCATCCGGGCTCACCTTCACCCAGTTGTACTTCAGAGTCGGCGCCCACGGCTTGAGGTCGAGGGTGTCCGCGTGGGAGATCTCGGCGGACTCGGTGAGCACCCGGGCGGTACCGCGCACCACGACAGACCAGGCGGTGCCGTCGACGACACCGTCCGCCTCGAAGAGGACGTCGTGGTTGAGGTTGATGGTGAACAGCTTCGACCCCTCCGCGGTGCGGAAGAAGATCGCCCCGTCATCCACGACGAAGTTGACGGGGAAGATGTCCAGCTCATCGCTGCGGCGGACGACGATGCGCCCCGGCTGCACGTCGTTGAGGTAGGCGAGGGACTGCTCGGTGGTCAGCTCGGTGAAGACGTCATCAATGTAGGCCATACGCCCTTTATACCTCCCCCACCCTGCCCCGCACCGGGCAACGGGAAAACCGGCCACCACCGCGGTGTGCGATGATGACCGGTTGCCCGTTCAGTGGAGCTAAGGGGACTCGAACCCCTGACCCCCACACTGCCAGTGTGGTGCGCTACCAGCTGCGCCATAGCCCCGTATTCATTTTTCTCTCCGGTCCCCCTCGCGGGAGACAGTGGAGCTAAGGGGACTCGAACCCCTGACCCCCACACTGCCAGTGTGGTGCGCTACCAGCTGCGCCATAGCCCCTTGGTGTTAACTCATGTAAATGTACACGGCCCGTGATCGGCCGACCAAATCCACAGGTAGGAACGGAAAAGAGGGGCTCACCGCGGCGGCGGTGACCCCCTCCTCACACGGGTGACGGGTCTAGGACTGCAGGACCGCGTCGATCCACTGGTTGATGTCGTCGACCTGGACGTCCTGGCCGTCCTGGACGACCCGCGGCGAGGAGACCTCACCGGTCTCCGCCTGCAGCTTCTCGGCATTGGCGGTGGTCATGGCGACGGCGTCCTCCTGGTGCGCGCCGCTGCGGATGGCCTCGACGACGTCGTCGCCGGCACCGATCGCCTGGGCGGCGTCAGCGAAGTCCTCGTTGCTCCACTTGTTGAAGATGTCCTCCTGCTCCTCCATGAGGGCGGAACGGTAGTTCCAGTACAGGTCGGTGTCGCCGGACTCGGCGACGGCGGCGATGGCGGCGGCCGCCTTGGTGGAGTGGCCGTCGGTGTTGCCACGGTCGAGGAAGTTGAGGGTTCGGATGTTGACCACGAGGTCTCCGGCCTCGACGGCGTTCTTCATCTGCTCGTCGGTCTCCAGGGCGAGGGTGGAGCAGTAGGGGCAGGAGTAGTCCTCGTAGAGGTCCACGACCTCGGCATCCGCGCCGGCGTTCTCGGCCCGCAGGGTCATGGCGTTGTCGCTGTAGTCACCCTCGAAGCCGACGTTGACGTACTCGCGCTCCGCGAGGTGCTCGGTCTTCTTGCCCTGGCCGGAGATGACGATGTAGCCGATCACCACGGCGGCGATGACGACGACCGCGAGGATCGCCCAGAGGAAACCGCTTCCTCCCTTGGCGTTCGGGTTGCTGACCTTCGTGGACTTGCTCATGTTCCTTCTCTCCGTGTGGGGTTGTGCGTCTCGGGGTGGTTCCGGGTGAATCGTACCGTCAGGGGTACAGCGCGAACTTCTTGAACGGCCGCTTGATGGTCCAGATTGTCAGGGCGAGGTAGCCGACGTCGCGCAGGATGGTCTTGAGGTAGTCCATCGCCTGCTCGTCGAGGTTGACATCGACGTTGAAGCAGCCGCAGTCGATGGCCAGGCCGCGGGCCCAGGCCTGGGCGATGCCGATCATGAACAGGACGAGGACCACGGCCGCGACCTTGCTGGATCCGCGGAGGAAGATACCCAGCAGGAGCAGGACACCGCCCGCGATCTCCAGGGGGCCGATGAGGCGGGCCAGGTAGTCGGCCCACTGGGGCGTGAAGATCTCGTAGGCGGCGATGGTCTGGGTGACCGCCATGTGGTCGTTGAGCTTGGCCACGCCGGCGCTGATCCAGATGTAGGCCATGTAGAAGCGGGCGATGGCGCTGATGATGTCGAGGACCCGCCGGGTGGTGGGCCGGGACCAGAATCCGTCGCCCGCCCCGCTCCCCGCGGAGGGTGCGGCCTCAGCGGGCAGCGCGGAGGCGGCCGTCGAGCCGGTCTGTTCAGTACCGGTCTGTTCAATAGTGGACACGCCAACAGACCTTAGTCGACGCCGTGGACGGGGCGGTAGATGAAATCTCCCACACCGCCCGTCTCACAGGCGGCTGCCAGCTGACCGCCACGCTACTGTCCGAGAACCTCACTGACCAGTGCCTGCGCCTCCGCCTGGACCTGGCGCAGATGCTCTTCGCCGCGGAAGGACTCGGCGTAGATCTTGTACTTGTCCTCGGTGCCGGAGGGGCGGGCCGCGAACCAGGCGCTCTCGGTGGTGACCTTGAGGCCGCCGATGGGGGCACCGTTGCCGGGTGCCTCGGTGAGCTTGGCGGTGATGGTCTCACCGGCCAGCTCGGTGGCGGTGACCTGCTCCGGGGACAGCTTCTTCAGCACAGCCTTCTGCTCGCGGTTGGCCTCGGCGTCGGTGCGCGCGTAGGCGGGGGCACCGTAGGTGTCGGCGAGCTCGGCGTAGCGCTGGGAGGGGGTCTTGCCGGTGACGGCGGTGATCTCCGAGGCGAGGAGGTCGAGGATGAGGCCGTCCTTGTCGGTGGACCACACGGTGCCGTCATGGCGGAGGAAGGAGGCCCCGGCGGATTCCTCGCCACCGAAGCCGATGGTGCCGTCGATGAGGCCGGGGACGAACCACTTGAAGCCGACGGGCACCTCGACGAGGGTCCGGCCGAGTTCGGCGACGACCCGGTCGATCATGGAGGAGGACACCAGGGTCTTACCCACGGCGGTCTCGGCGGCCCAGTTGGGTCGGTGGGCGAAGAGGTACTCGATGGCCACGGCGAGGTAGTGGTTGGGGTTCATCAGCCCGGCGTCGGGGGTGACGATGCCGTGGCGGTCCGCGTCGGCGTCGTTGCCGGTGGCGATGTCGTACTTGTCGCGGTTGTGCACCAGGGAGGCCATGGAGTTCGGGGAGGAGCAGTCCATGCGGATCTTGCCGTCGGTGTCCAGGGTCATGAATCGCCAGGTGGCGTCGACTTGCGGGTTGACCACGGTGAGGTTGAGTCCGTGGGCCTCGGCGATGGCGCCCCAGTAGTCCACGGCGGCACCGCCCATGGGGTCGGCGCCGATGGAGAGCCCGGAGTTGCGGATGGCCTTGATGTCCACGACGTTGGGCAGGTCGGCGACGTAGGTGTCCAGGTAGTTGTACGTGCCGGCCCGCTCGTCAAGGACCCCGCTGACCGGGGTGCGGGGGATGTTCTCCAGGTTGGTGCGCAGGTAGCCGTTGGCACGCTCGGCGATCCAGTCGGTGGCGTCGGTGTCGGCGGGGCCACCGGAAGGCGGGTTGTACTTGAAGCCGCCGTCGCGGGGCGGGTTGTGGGAGGGGGTGATGACGATGCCGTCGGCCCGCTTCGGGTCGGTGCCGGTCACGCCGCCGGCCAGGCCCGCGTTGTGGGCGAGGATGGCGTGGGAGACGGCGGGGGTCGGGGTGTAGCGCCCGCGGTCGTCGACGAGCACGGCGACGTCGTTGGCGATGAGCACCTCGAGGGCGGAGACCATCGCCGGTTCGGAGAGGGCGTGGGTGTCACGGCCGATGAACACGGGGCCGCCGATGCCGTTGGCCCGGCGGAAGTCCACGATCGCCTGGGTGGTGGCCAGGATGTGCGCCTCGTTGAAGGCGGTGTCCAGGGAGGACCCCCGGTGGCCGGAGGTGCCGAAGGAGACCTGCTGGTCGGGGTTCTCCACGTCCGGGGTGCGCGTGTAGTACGCGGTGACCACCTCGGCGATGTCGATGAGGTCCTCGGGTCGTGCCAGCTGGCCGGCGCGCTCGTGTGCCATGTCGGGTGTGCTCCTTCGCGGGGTCGACAGTTCTGGCCCCCATTGTCGTCGGCTGCCGACCTCCCCGCAGGGCCTGCGGGCCGACCTCCCATTGATCACCCCCGCCAGGGGGCAGGTGCCGCCAACTTTTTGTCGGTTCATAGAAATCCCATGGTGATCTGGCCCACGGTGAAGTAATTTCCCCAGCATGGAATCGCTACAGAATGCCCTCGACACGATCGGCGGAGTCGTGTGGGGACCTTTCGTCCTCATCCCGCTGCTGCTCGGCACCGGCCTCTACCTGACCATCCGCCTCGGCGGTCTCCAGTTCCGCACCCTGGGGCGCGCCCTGCGCCACGGCCTCATCGACAACTCGGACGCCGACGGCAAGGGTGACATCTCCAACTACCAGGCGCTGACCACCGCCCTGGCCGCGACGGTCGGCGTGGGCAACATCGTCGGTGTGGCCACCGCCATCTCCGTCGGCGGCCCGGGCGCCCTGTTCTGGATCTGGGTGACCGGCCTGGTGGGCATGGCCTCGAAGTACACCGAGGCGTTCCTCGGTGTGCGGTTCCGCACCACGGACGCCAAGGGGGAGATCTCCGGTGGCCCGCAGTACTACCTCAAGCGGGGCATTCAGGGCCCGGTGGGCAAGGTCCTGGCCTTCGCGTTCGCCATCTTCGCCGTGATCGCCTCCTTCGGCATCGGCAACCTCACGCAGGCCAACGCCGTGGCCACCAACCTGGAGTCCACATTCGGCCTCGACCCGATGGCCTCCGGTGTCATCATGTTCATCCTGCTCGGCGCGGTCCTCCTCGGCGGCATCCAGGCGATCGGCCGGATCACCGCCGCGTTCGTGCCCATGATGATCGTCATCTACGTCGTCGGCGGCATCATCGTCCTCATCCTGCAGGCGAGCTCCATCCCCGCGGCCCTGGGCCTCATCTTCACCGACGCCTTCACCGGTACCGCCGCCACCGGTGGTTTCGTCGGCGCCGGCATCATGCTGGCCATCCAGTTCGGTGTCGCCCGCGGCATCTTCTCCAACGAGTCGGGCATGGGTTCGGCCGCCATCGCCGCCGCCGCGGCGAAGACCTCCCACCCGGTGCGTCAGGGCCTGGTGTCCATGACCCAGACCTTCATCGACACGCTCATCGTCGTCTCCATCACCGGCCTGGTCATCGTCACCACCGGCGTGTGGGACCAGGGCCGCGAGACCGCCGGTGTCATGACCGCGGACGCCTTCTCCGTCGCCCTGCCGGGTGAGTGGGGCGGGGTCATCGTCTCCCTGTCGATCATCTTCTTCGCGTTCTCCACCATCCTCGGCTGGTCCTACTACGGTGAGCGTTCCCTCGAGTCGCTCA
Above is a window of Corynebacterium suedekumii DNA encoding:
- the nrdE gene encoding class 1b ribonucleoside-diphosphate reductase subunit alpha; its protein translation is MGKSVAEPVKAADQLDYHALNALLNLYDDAGRIQFDKDREAANQFFLQHVNQNTVYFHDLEEKLKYLIDNNYYEPEVLALYDFEFVKTLFKRAYAFKFRFQTFLGAYKYYTSYTLKTFDGRRYLERFEDRVSMTALFLANGDRSLAENLVDEIMSGRFQPATPTFLNAGKAQRGELVSCFLLRIEDNMESIGRAINSALQLSKRGGGVALLLSNLRESGAPIKHIENQSSGVIPVMKLLEDSFSYANQLGARQGAGAVYLNAHHPDIMSFLDTKRENADEKIRIKTLSLGVVIPDITFELAKRNDDMYMFSPYDVERVYGKPFGDISVSEHYHEMVEDPRIRKTKMSARHFFQTLAEIQFESGYPYIMFEDTVNAANPIEGRINMSNLCSEILQVNTPSVYNEDLTYEHIGEDISCNLGSLNIAMAMDSPDFASTVETAIRGLTAVAESTSIDSVPSIREGNDAAHAIGLGQMNLHGYLGREHIYYGSEEGLDFTNAYFAAVLYQALRASNRIARERGEKFSGFETSAYADGTYFDGFDPAEFAPVTDKVKALFDASTVTVPTAEHWAQLKADVMEHGLYNRNLQAVPPTGSISYINNSTSSIHPIASKIEIRKEGKIGRVYYPAPHMDNENLEYFQDAYEIGHEKIIDTYAAATKYVDQGLSLTLFFKDTATTRDINRAQIYAWRKGIKTLYYIRLRQVALEGTEVEGCVSCML
- the nrdH gene encoding glutaredoxin-like protein NrdH, encoding MAITLYTKPACVQCKATKKALDRAGLDYDTVDISLDDEARDYVLALGYLQAPVVEANGEHWSGFRPERINNLTAVVA
- the ykgO gene encoding type B 50S ribosomal protein L36, with the protein product MKVRKSLRSLKNKPGAQVVRRRGKVYVINKKEPRFKARQG
- a CDS encoding sugar porter family MFS transporter, whose translation is MKQTDTTRRYVRIVAAVAALGGLLFGYDTGVMSGALLFISPEFDMGPTEEGWVTSMLLVGAAVGALTGGQIADRLGRRMTLIIGGLIFVLGSLWCAVALTVLMLGAARTFLGVAVGAVSIVVPMYISEKVPGDVRGKMVSLNTFMIVVGQLLAYLVNSALAPTGNWHLMLGMAAVPGAILVVGMWFLADTPVWYARRGRLDKARETAARAGMTLAELDIEDRVGDGASISRRSEWQALKAHRWLRITVLVAMCIGITQQITGVNAIVYFAPTMMNQVGISTENSVYTAIVIGVVSVIACWVGLQIVDRVGRRRLLLIGLTGNVISLIALAVAYRFADGNTAVAMLSLALMALFIAFQQAAVSPTTWLLISELVPVKIRGLGMGIAGLALWVANWAVAQFFLPLVALLSGSGTFVMFAVLGIVALGFVRTFIPETTGRSLEEVGRELKERFDR
- the nadE gene encoding ammonia-dependent NAD(+) synthetase; amino-acid sequence: MTVMSANPDALQREIISALHVKPLIDPAEEVHNRVTFLADYLRNSGARGFVLGISGGQDSTLGGRLAQLAVEQVRSRGGDAEFWAVRLPHGVQSDEDDAQIALDFINPDHRLTVDIAPATAGISDAVADALGQPELGDFNEGNVKARQRMIAQYAIAGEKGALVIGTDHAAENVTAFFTKFGDGAADLLPLAGLNKRQGALILEYLEAPESTWTKVPTADLEDDRPALPDEEALGVTYRHIDDYLEGRDVPDAARERIEHLWRVGQHKRHLPPGPAETWWRSWVTPSRSQEASAAVTSGRA
- a CDS encoding pyridoxamine 5'-phosphate oxidase family protein codes for the protein MAYIDDVFTELTTEQSLAYLNDVQPGRIVVRRSDELDIFPVNFVVDDGAIFFRTAEGSKLFTINLNHDVLFEADGVVDGTAWSVVVRGTARVLTESAEISHADTLDLKPWAPTLKYNWVKVSPDEISGRQFTIAEEPDRY
- a CDS encoding DsbA family protein gives rise to the protein MSKSTKVSNPNAKGGSGFLWAILAVVVIAAVVIGYIVISGQGKKTEHLAEREYVNVGFEGDYSDNAMTLRAENAGADAEVVDLYEDYSCPYCSTLALETDEQMKNAVEAGDLVVNIRTLNFLDRGNTDGHSTKAAAAIAAVAESGDTDLYWNYRSALMEEQEDIFNKWSNEDFADAAQAIGAGDDVVEAIRSGAHQEDAVAMTTANAEKLQAETGEVSSPRVVQDGQDVQVDDINQWIDAVLQS
- a CDS encoding DoxX family protein → MAYIWISAGVAKLNDHMAVTQTIAAYEIFTPQWADYLARLIGPLEIAGGVLLLLGIFLRGSSKVAAVVLVLFMIGIAQAWARGLAIDCGCFNVDVNLDEQAMDYLKTILRDVGYLALTIWTIKRPFKKFALYP
- the pgm gene encoding phosphoglucomutase (alpha-D-glucose-1,6-bisphosphate-dependent); translation: MAHERAGQLARPEDLIDIAEVVTAYYTRTPDVENPDQQVSFGTSGHRGSSLDTAFNEAHILATTQAIVDFRRANGIGGPVFIGRDTHALSEPAMVSALEVLIANDVAVLVDDRGRYTPTPAVSHAILAHNAGLAGGVTGTDPKRADGIVITPSHNPPRDGGFKYNPPSGGPADTDATDWIAERANGYLRTNLENIPRTPVSGVLDERAGTYNYLDTYVADLPNVVDIKAIRNSGLSIGADPMGGAAVDYWGAIAEAHGLNLTVVNPQVDATWRFMTLDTDGKIRMDCSSPNSMASLVHNRDKYDIATGNDADADRHGIVTPDAGLMNPNHYLAVAIEYLFAHRPNWAAETAVGKTLVSSSMIDRVVAELGRTLVEVPVGFKWFVPGLIDGTIGFGGEESAGASFLRHDGTVWSTDKDGLILDLLASEITAVTGKTPSQRYAELADTYGAPAYARTDAEANREQKAVLKKLSPEQVTATELAGETITAKLTEAPGNGAPIGGLKVTTESAWFAARPSGTEDKYKIYAESFRGEEHLRQVQAEAQALVSEVLGQ
- a CDS encoding alanine/glycine:cation symporter family protein, with the protein product MESLQNALDTIGGVVWGPFVLIPLLLGTGLYLTIRLGGLQFRTLGRALRHGLIDNSDADGKGDISNYQALTTALAATVGVGNIVGVATAISVGGPGALFWIWVTGLVGMASKYTEAFLGVRFRTTDAKGEISGGPQYYLKRGIQGPVGKVLAFAFAIFAVIASFGIGNLTQANAVATNLESTFGLDPMASGVIMFILLGAVLLGGIQAIGRITAAFVPMMIVIYVVGGIIVLILQASSIPAALGLIFTDAFTGTAATGGFVGAGIMLAIQFGVARGIFSNESGMGSAAIAAAAAKTSHPVRQGLVSMTQTFIDTLIVVSITGLVIVTTGVWDQGRETAGVMTADAFSVALPGEWGGVIVSLSIIFFAFSTILGWSYYGERSLESLIGRIGTVPYRMVFTAVAFIGATVELELVWSFSDLANGLMALPNLIGLLILSGLVARETRAYLKFDPKLRASPEEVGAFLRAQGSDWK